From the Lathyrus oleraceus cultivar Zhongwan6 chromosome 4, CAAS_Psat_ZW6_1.0, whole genome shotgun sequence genome, one window contains:
- the LOC127074437 gene encoding uncharacterized acetyltransferase At3g50280 translates to MGSVKVISTTTIQAPSHNNGISTQIIELTPWDLQFLQLETIQKGLLFQQPTLTSNQINHLKQTLSTTLSFFPPLTGRLIITQHNNNNASCSIICNNVGALFVHAKAETTTVSDILQPNYIPSIVHSFFPLNGVRNHESTSQPILAVQVTELSNGIFIAFTINHVVSDGKSFWHFVNSWAQISKGSQQITKLPSLQRWFPNDVQLPIRFPFTITESQNKSTSKKLPERIFHFTKEKILELKSKANSEAKTQTELVTEISSLQALLSHIWRRVIRCKQPGPQEDFRYMLIIGARPRMIPPLDEDYFGNAAVIGGVYMKAEEILESGIGKVGLEMNKMIMLHSDEKIRKHYECWLRVPRLLEISGLANGNSLATSSSPRFDVYGNDFGWGKPVAVRSGGANKNNGKITVYAGAEEGSIDIEVCLSYEILEALGNDTEFVLPNYN, encoded by the coding sequence ATGGGTTCCGTAAAAGTAATATCCACAACAACAATCCAAGCACCGAGTCATAACAATGGCATCTCAACTCAGATAATCGAATTAACACCATGGGATCTTCAGTTCCTCCAACTTGAAACCATCCAAAAAGGTCTTCTTTTTCAACAACCCACACTCACTTCCAACCAAATCAATCATTTGAAACAAACTCTTTCAACCACACTCTCCTTCTTTCCGCCCTTAACAGGCCGTCTCATAATCAcacaacacaacaacaacaacgctTCATGTTCCATCATTTGCAACAACGTTGGTGCTCTCTTCGTTCATGCCAAAGCAGAAACCACAACCGTTTCCGACATCCTTCAACCCAACTACATACCTTCCATTGTTCACTCCTTTTTCCCACTTAACGGCGTCAGAAACCACGAATCCACGTCACAGCCAATTCTAGCGGTCCAAGTAACTGAGTTAAGTAACGGAATCTTCATCGCCTTCACTATCAACCATGTTGTTTCCGACGGCAAGTCGTTTTGGCATTTCGTCAACTCTTGGGCACAAATCTCAAAAGGTTCTCAACAAATCACCAAACTACCTTCACTTCAACGCTGGTTTCCAAACGACGTTCAACTTCCAATACGCTTCCCTTTCACTATAACGGAATCACAAAACAAAAGCACTTCCAAAAAGTTGCCGGAAAGAATCTTTCATTTCACCAAGGAGAAAATCTTAGAACTGAAATCTAAAGCGAACTCAGAAGCCAAAACCCAAACTGAGTTAGTCACTGAAATATCTTCGCTTCAAGCGCTACTATCTCACATTTGGCGTCGCGTTATTCGTTGCAAACAACCAGGTCCACAAGAAGATTTTCGCTATATGTTAATTATAGGTGCTAGACCTAGGATGATTCCGCCACTTGACGAGGATTATTTTGGAAATGCAGCTGTGATTGGTGGTGTGTATATGAAAGCTGAGGAGATTCTAGAGAGTGGAATTGGAAAAGTTGGTTTGGAGATGAACAAGATGATTATGTTACATTCTGATGAGAAAATAAGGAAGCATTATGAGTGTTGGTTGAGAGTGCCGAGGTTGTTAGAGATTAGTGGTTTGGCAAACGGTAATTCATTGGCAACAAGTAGTTCTCCAAGGTTTGATGTTTATGGTAATGATTTTGGTTGGGGGAAGCCTGTGGCGGTTAGAAGTGGGGGTGCGAATAAGAATAATGGGAAGATTACTGTGTATGCTGGAGCCGAAGAAGGTAGTATTGATATTGAAGTTTGTCTTTCTTATGAGATTTTGGAAGCTTTGGGAAATGACACTGAGTTTGTGCTTCCCAATTATAACTAA